In Desulfofalx alkaliphila DSM 12257, a genomic segment contains:
- a CDS encoding HNH endonuclease — translation MNLYKTQKWQRQRERVLRRDEYLCRECRRYGRTTPATTVHHIYPLEQYPEWKLASWNMISLCHECHNKMHDRDNGALTALGQSWTDRVSPP, via the coding sequence ATGAATCTATACAAAACACAGAAGTGGCAGCGACAGCGGGAGAGAGTCTTGCGCCGGGATGAATATCTGTGCCGGGAATGTCGGCGGTACGGCAGGACTACACCAGCGACAACGGTGCATCACATATACCCGCTGGAGCAGTATCCAGAGTGGAAGCTGGCCAGTTGGAATATGATTAGCCTCTGCCATGAATGCCATAACAAGATGCATGATAGAGATAACGGAGCGCTTACCGCTCTTGGCCAGAGCTGGACAGACAGGGTATCCCCCCCT